tctttatatattaacagtaagtataaaattataattttattttttaagattttaatagttattaatattttcagattCATTAAATTCATACAAGTCAATTGATCATCAATCTTTTGTCGTGCTAATGCATTGTCTAGAAACTGTATCTGACAATGATGACTTAATTAAACCAAAGGACTCCTTTGATTTGAATTCTGTCAtagaaaaattagttaatattcaCAATGAAATGGTAACTACTGATGGTCGTCATCGTCAAGAGAAAACCAAGTTAGTTTTTAACTTCTTGTGTTCAATTACGTCAAAAACACATTTGAAAATAGCTGAAGAGTAAGTtatgatgtttttatatttgtatagtttcTTAAGTATATCAATTAGATAAGTTGTTAAGCTTTTTCATTCTTTTTAGAGTCGAAGATTTTAGTAGCTGGCTGACTTTGTTGCCAGAATTCATGTGCCAACGCAAAGTACCATATCATTTAGTGAAAGCTCTATCAAATGTGTCAAGATATAATTTACCACAATTTACGAAATCATTGAACTTGTTAAAGCCAGCATTATTgagtaagtatttaaatttagtgtatttctaattttatttttacttgtacttaaattttttattgtatatatttttagataatgttGACATTGTAGCAGATAACAAAGctgataaaattaatggtCAGACCTTATTAAAAGATATgatgtatacacaatatgatTGGGAAAAAGAAATAGGACTTGTTAATTAATGTGTACAAACTATtttgttatgaaaattaaatttcagtttttatgcattctaactaataatattaaatctgagttaaataactaataattgttatttatgttttataattttaatcatacaataaaatcatagaacaataataaaaattttctaatttaaagacaaacatttttattttatttaaatgcttGAATTTACTTTAGCTATAAGTCATAACTATGACTAAAAAGATAAGTATCatgatagtttttaatatgcacacttgttatattattttaatattttgcctTTATTATAGTTCTCCACTTCTAATTGTATgacattactatatattatagggaTAAAATCAACCAATCAAAAATACAACTATCATAACATGCTCTCATGAAtcaaattttagataaatactttaaagtacttatttaggttgttttttcaatatgtatattttaatagtgtcttagtatatattttctactttAGTAGAAGACAAACTAAAACCACTCACTGTGGACACTGACAATAACAAATTAGTATTTGTGTTcttggaaaattattattaccataaatAGAAAAGCATAGTGCCATGTAATAAAATTGGAAAAacaagagttttttttttaggatatattattattttttggatatTAAGGGGAGGAGACAcaggaattaattttttttagcactTATTTGGATAATTTTGGATGCTTTAACTTTGATAATGACTTAAttctacacattttatattaatattattataaacttcttttaagtattatgaattttgtcaaaattacaactttaaacatttcacattaaataaacataactatttttatgaatatccaactaataaaaaaatagttaacaaaTGTTAAAGATTttgacaaattatataaatacttaaattgataataaataactcaaaatagtaaaaatattttaactagatTATGTAAGCACTTGATGaaaatttcatgtttttatggTGATTTGTTGTTGAgtcaaaacaatatacaaaatcTATTGTGTCAAAaactagttaataaaaattcctTTTTTGTctcaaaataatagaaaatctattaataaatataaattataatacaattcaatatcatgaataaattaaactccCGAGTCATGACTGCCACACTGGACAAAACTCGAAAATCataagaaataatacattttatttttaagattgagTAAACCTTTGAAAACAGTTTGAtgtataagttatacattAGTAAAATTGTTACTGAAAATAATGCGAAGGACTGGAtagattttgttaataattagaaaaaccaAAAAGTCaatgaatttattagtttagaatttttattttattttaattatattaaagttttgagTTTACAATGTATTCAtaacattgtaaaaaaataaaaaattatgtttattattgtttaaaattatttattaaatacaacataaataataataaattcttataaaaatttattttgaacttttcttatcaatgatttttaactttaccAATGACCAAGGTGGTACCTAACCTTTCTATAAACATATCAGTAACCTGTgttaaatatgtcaaaaacTGGTTGACTCTAACCTCGCCCAAAAGCATAATTTAGAagcttttatgatttttttggtGGTAGAAAATCAGGCATTgacttatacaaataataataagtatgtaaataaaagtaaacctGTGAAGTTATGAAAAAACTATACTTATCTTAAGAAAttcagtaaattaatattcctttacttaaagttattttagttttaacaatccaatgaacaatttaaaattgtaaaagtttcatgaaattataataaagtataaattaatattaaataaaaataaatagaatttatgaaaaaaacaatttgtatttctaatttatagaagaaaaaaaaattaaaattcactttttaagtatagtacatacataatacatttattattaatgaaataatttaaaaaaagatcttAGCTGTTggatctattttaatttttggctaggtaaaaaaaatcacattcttacataaataaatatcttattaaaatttttgtaaatattatcttattaaaaattatgtaaatattatcttattaggtattaatatacaatataagtttaggtacagtaataaaaataattaaaacaatactgactaacaatatttcttaaatatattttgtttatagtataaaatgtataaaatatataaaattaacttattgaaAATTCATTTCCGGTATCATTCTGCAAATTTTCGTTTAATGTAAGaattaatttgtgtaaattTGGAGCTTCCGTCTGTAGCAAATCTAAAGGATCctgaacatttaaaacatgtttataatcatttaaatgaaaattaaattaaataaggataaaacatgttttaattaattaattattacctcCACTGTATGCATAGCGTTCATATAATATGGAGCTAGAGCAATATGTTTTTCCAtttgaaaacatatatttaaattcactattttaaaatctttttcaaCTTCCTCTTCATTCAAATTCTTAAACATAAACCCTTCTTCGCGCTtatcaaataactaaaaaaaattcttttagtaaaatataataaacttgttttaatattttaatgtattgtacTTACCTCTCCTGTTTGAAGCGCATTATAAAAATCTGCCATGTACAAGTCAAACAATTGTAACGTTCTTAAAATTGATGGATTATCTGCTATGTCCTCAATTCTGTCAGTATCTACCTTAATGtgcctaaatatattttaattttttttttttaagatttatttcaaattatataaatatcataagataaaaattagtttttaattaatgtgtttatatgttaatccatttaacataaaacactcattatttcaaaagttattgtttttgaatatatttttgtcacataattttaaatctttaaaatacaactttttctaatatatatttttaatgactaaatgcattttttattctttaatctAAAGCAGAACATTTAAGctgtagtatataaaaattagatttagacAAGTAGATTAATGAGCTATAAGTActcatattacctataatgttTAGATACAACGTAGTGTAGTATAGAAGTACTCTGCAAAATATTAGTCCACTACTCAGCTCGTcctaacttaatttaaaccgattttgataaatcaaaatactcCATATGATATTCTACtttggaaaattaaataaaaaatgtatcctgTCATtcaaaagttgttttttttttagtaaaaacttcaaatattataaactataaataatatagttgaatataatatctttttttcaatattattttgtaatgacataagattatttaaaatataggttttCAAAGGCgtagttatttttagaaataatgagtgtctaacattaaataatagatcaccacatataatgattatattatcacagtataattgtataaggttgcataaataaattatttatcattaatatcttgaaatattgtattatttaataataaaaacattgtatatcACATACCTTAACATAAGTTTAGACAATCTATCtaaccaataaatatttattgacatcAACCcattatagaaaacatttgGTGGCATAATTGTCCAAATAGGCCAAATAGATGGtttcaaattttctaaaatagatACCTAAAAGCATTTttgttagtaatttaatttatgtgcatgcataaaatatactatattattcttGATTTACAAGAAACTcactttttcaaaaaatgtataaactgtatgttttaattgttCTTCTTgtggataattataaatacatattgagCACCaatgtgatatatattttgtcaaacattttactatttcaaATTCTGTTTCTTCTCTTAATTCTTCACCAAATAatgtacagtttttatttgttctggtttgtttagaattaaaatactaaataaacattaataatcaattcaattatttaatgtattaaaagataatattcttaatttgagaaaataaattaacaataaacgaTCCTTAGCTTGTTGAGaaatgttttaagtataaaatgatttcagtatactaaataaataaattagaatataaacattttgtaaaaagtaaaaaatttaaacctaaaactaatatcgtaatttaaaataaaaataaacaattaatttataaaaattacaaattttagggataactaatcatttatttgctaatttaataatagagaaacaaattaattaattaaattattgatccTAATATgactattagaaataaaaaccataatgttaacaaataaaatcactATTCAACTTACCAAATTACAAAGAAGATTCGTCAAAGAATTAATTAccattctataaattaattcatctccagtaataaatatagcatataacttttctaaaaacctattttttaattctaaacataaaaataaaattaataaatataaaacttataattatttcttagcAACACAACCTTCTTCTGAAGTGAATGATAAGTATTCAAAaagttcataaattattcgaCTATTTTCCATTCCATCCCATGaaattatgtattgaaatataaacatatttactgCTGTCAAACCTCGATGggcaaatttttgaaattccaAAACTTCTTGtaagaattttgttttttttaatgatttaacagCAACttcattacttaaaaatactaaaaacattttacaaattaatatttataataattataaagttaaaataatactttaattactTTGATCTAgactatgatataaattatttgaaaatctatgttgtaaatttaattctttatcATTGTTCATAAGTAATTTACACCAGCCGCTCACATTACCCAAAAGTATCAAGCTGTTATTAGAAGAACCTTCTTTTATGAATGATTTTGCTAATTCTTCAGTACTGaagataaaaaagttatttattttaatatacatagtaaatattattaagatattttaccttggaaattcaaatttgttattaacattCACAaactgaattttattatacaatttatctgaGGACTTTctttcctaaaataaaataaatatgagtttaaaatgtgtgtttaaattaaaatttttgaagatATACATAATCTATGAGTTGCTGAGTGTGTGTAGACTGAGGatgtatattcattaattCTTTTCGAACACTACGCAAACCGCATGCAAGttctttacaaaatgtattgttacaaTCAAAAAGTCCTTTTGGGCGCGTATTGTTCATTGAATTAGGGCTTTCAAAGAgactaaaaaattgaaaaaatatatgctgaataattaaataccattgttttaaaatatttataattacgtcAGTAATTTGTTCAGATGTGGTTCAGATTTTGAACCCTCTATATTATTCTTCAAACATGTTATCATCCACTTTTGAACATCATCAGATTTtgtcaaacaataaataataccagCAACAGGTTGATTctagtacaataaaattatagtcaaATATATCTCATAcatgtttgttttaatattaataatattataaatatttacttactacATTTTCATAGTTACAAAGATGAAATAggactttataatatttatcaactatgtccatattagttaatttttcttcaactacgtctatacaaaaaaaaaaaaaaaatacaatatttattttaataatataaatacaaataagtaattaaaaatttataattcaatatcaatACATCATACTAACAAATTAGGCAATAcaggttaaattaaaaaaatgtattattattattttttaattacaattgattatttaatatatttatatagtttaaaaccataatactTACAAAGTAACCAATATAATAGACATTGAGCTTTTGTTGCATCATTAGCATTTTGGCGATAAACTGATAAAGCCCAAACTATAAGTTCTTCGCAAATATCATGTGGTATTGATGGTTCTTCTGGTACTAGTGTTAAAAGtattcgtttaaaattttgtacacctaaaaaatattaatttgtaaaaattcttaaacttAATCTATCTAAATCTTAATAGttaccaattaataatataatattttagtaagtaaGTTGgtacatacattaataatttaatatatttttcataattaacttATGATATAGTTGTAATACTCAGGTACTTACTTAAATTAACAGTACACAATAATTGGCAAACAATATTCATCTCTTCATGAACTAATCCATTGTGTTGAACAATGTCTTTAAAATCGTTtagataattactaaataatatattagttgatAACTTGTttctttctaaaataaatacaaaaaattggaattaatgcaccaaaatattatgtttttaaaaatgtataagacaAAAATATCCCAAATATAAGCTActaaatggaaataaaaaattaaagtacttTATTTTCTGAAAGTTCTAAATTTTGTAGCATGAAGTGTACAGTAGTCACgttaaattttgaacaaaacATGTTGTAAATTTGCTCTATTTAGGATAAACTTGTATACACTatctattactttaaaatttaaattataatatttattacataatcaagtagaagaagaaaataattaggtatttttatgttatgttataggTAAAACTTACCAATACTTTGTGACAATTCATTGAAAAACATAGCACGGTCATAGTGATAATCCTCTTCTTGACCACTCattgttatgaattttactacaACTTACAATAGAAATatgcaatacaataatttttcataaaacaatttaaatattatttaaagaagtAGTAATTCTGCCATTGAAGAACTATAGTAATACACTATTAAGATTACTGTTTAGAGTTTTTCCCTCGCAACAGTTGGttgtaaaaacaatgttttatggTTGGACAATCTCAATAGACAAAGCTACAGTCTAAACGTCTAACGAATAACAAACGGACTAAAACGCGGACCAACTTGATAGTCAGT
This sequence is a window from Rhopalosiphum maidis isolate BTI-1 chromosome 1, ASM367621v3, whole genome shotgun sequence. Protein-coding genes within it:
- the LOC113548754 gene encoding uncharacterized protein LOC113548754, which codes for MSGQEEDYHYDRAMFFNELSQSIERNKLSTNILFSNYLNDFKDIVQHNGLVHEEMNIVCQLLCTVNLSVQNFKRILLTLVPEEPSIPHDICEELIVWALSVYRQNANDATKAQCLLYWLLYVVEEKLTNMDIVDKYYKVLFHLCNYENVNQPVAGIIYCLTKSDDVQKWMITCLKNNIEGSKSEPHLNKLLTLFESPNSMNNTRPKGLFDCNNTFCKELACGLRSVRKELMNIHPQSTHTQQLIDYERKSSDKLYNKIQFVNVNNKFEFPSTEELAKSFIKEGSSNNSLILLGNVSGWCKLLMNNDKELNLQHRFSNNLYHSLDQIFLSNEVAVKSLKKTKFLQEVLEFQKFAHRGLTAVNMFIFQYIISWDGMENSRIIYELFEYLSFTSEEELKNRFLEKLYAIFITGDELIYRMVINSLTNLLCNLYFNSKQTRTNKNCTLFGEELREETEFEIVKCLTKYISHWCSICIYNYPQEEQLKHTVYTFFEKVSILENLKPSIWPIWTIMPPNVFYNGLMSINIYWLDRLSKLMLRHIKVDTDRIEDIADNPSILRTLQLFDLYMADFYNALQTGELFDKREEGFMFKNLNEEEVEKDFKIVNLNICFQMEKHIALAPYYMNAMHTVEDPLDLLQTEAPNLHKLILTLNENLQNDTGNEFSIS